Proteins co-encoded in one Juglans regia cultivar Chandler chromosome 16, Walnut 2.0, whole genome shotgun sequence genomic window:
- the LOC109007539 gene encoding polyadenylate-binding protein-interacting protein 12-like gives MAVAENASQNFENTTTVVSSSDLSAQNDIEISKPINDSMDIKNDQKERSAATTFTVASDNYKSQMGQMVNGFDSNGVKSQQMRAVKSGGGYGSNNQRANGVMVRNGGDGGESFNRDMRDLEELLSKLNPMAEEFVPPSLAKNHAFFDGGAGGFGYANSFILQANFGNANANGYTGRRRRNGYSQGKRKMNGRMTPAQREAMIRRTVYVSDIDQQVTEEQLAALFLTCGQVVDCRVCGDPNSILHFAFVEFTDEEGARAALNLSGTMLGYYPVRVLPSKTAISPVNPTFLPRSEDEREMCSRTIYCTNIDKKVTQADVKFFFESLCGEVQRLRLLGDYHHSTRIAFVEFTIAESAIAALNCSGVVLGSLPIRVSPSKTPVRPRAPRPQLH, from the exons ATGGCGGTTGCTGAGAATGCCagtcaaaattttgagaatacTACTACAGTAGTATCATCATCGGACTTGAGTGCCCAGAATGATATCGAAATATCAAAACCCATAAATGATTCGATGGATATTAAGAATGATCAGAAAGAAAGATCAGCAGCAACGACTTTCACAGTGGCGTCGGACAATTACAAGTCTCAGATGGGTCAGATGGTAAATGGGTTTGACTCTAATGGGGTCAAGAGCCAGCAGATGAGGGCGGTGAAGTCTGGTGGTGGGTATGGGAGTAATAATCAGAGGGCTAATGGGGTTATGGTGAGAAATGGAGGGGATGGGGGCGAGAGTTTCAATAGGGATATGAGGGATTTGGAAGAATTGTTGTCCAAGTTGAATCCCATGGCTGAGGAATTTGTGCCTCCTTCACTAGCCAAGAATCATGCTTTCTTTGATGGTGGTGCTGGTGGGTTTGGGTATGCTAACAGTTTTATACTTCAAGCTAATTTTGGCAATGCTAATGCCAATGGATATACTGGTAGAAGG AGGAGGAACGGCTATAGTCAGGGGAAGCGTAAGATGAACGGTAGAATGACTCCGGCACAGAGAGAGGCTATGATTAGGAGAACTGTTTATGTGTCTGACATAGATCAACAG GTTACTGAAGAGCAGCTTGCAGCTCTGTTTCTTACTTGTGGACAG GTGGTTGATTGCCGTGTTTGTGGTGATCCTAACTCCATTCTCCATTTTGCCTTTGTCGAGTTTACGGATGAAG AGGGAGCAAGGGCTGCTTTGAATCTGTCAGGGACTATGCTTGGATATTATCCTGTTAGAGTGCTGCCTTCCAAAACAGCCATTTCACCAGTGAATCCAACATTTTTGCCAAGG TCTGAAGATGAACGTGAGATGTGCTCGAGGACTATTTACTGTACAAACATTGACAAGAAG GTTACCCAAGCAGATgtcaaatttttctttgaatCACTTTGTGGAGAG GTGCAACGCCTGAGGCTACTTGGAGACTATCATCATTCAACTCGTATTGCTTTTGTCGAGTTCACAATT GCGGAAAGCGCAATTGCAGCTCTAAACTGTAGTGGTGTGGTTTTAGGATCATTGCCAATAAG GGTAAGCCCATCAAAGACGCCTGTTCGACCCCGTGCTCCTCGCCCGCAGTTGCACTGA